In Nonomuraea sp. NBC_00507, the following are encoded in one genomic region:
- a CDS encoding cytochrome P450: MATIVERYNVPKQHFWLHGPRTGQPVEYDPDTGLWSVYGYPELLEVLGDPATFSSDTMRIVPKDQLPEGEEISLAGFITQIDPPEHGKLRKLVSSAFTRKVIADLEPRIAALTRELLDAARDRDRFELVTDLAYPLPVIVIAELLGVPTSDRVLFKDWADALFQRDAKLSLKETPEERGVDVQATMTAWRDMFAYLAGHAAERRRQPRADLLTKLVEAEVDGERLPDDQVVNFAMVLLLAGHITTTMLLGNTVLCLDAFPEQQERVRGDRTTIPAVIEESLRYLTPFAALARATMREAELGGVTIPADTLVMCWLATANRDARQFPDPDAFDPDRDPNPHLGFGRGIHFCLGAPLARLEGRVALDILLDRFPTLRTDPDDPVDFIPTPTMAGVRRLPLLV; encoded by the coding sequence ATGGCCACCATCGTCGAGCGGTACAACGTTCCCAAGCAACACTTCTGGCTGCACGGACCGCGAACCGGCCAGCCGGTCGAGTACGACCCCGACACCGGCCTGTGGAGCGTCTACGGCTACCCGGAGCTGCTGGAGGTCCTCGGCGACCCCGCGACCTTCTCCTCCGACACCATGCGCATCGTGCCCAAGGACCAGCTGCCCGAGGGCGAGGAGATCTCCTTGGCGGGCTTCATCACCCAGATCGACCCGCCCGAGCATGGCAAACTGCGCAAGCTGGTCAGCAGCGCCTTCACCCGCAAGGTCATCGCGGATCTCGAGCCGAGGATCGCCGCCCTCACCCGCGAGCTGCTCGACGCGGCCCGCGATCGCGACCGGTTCGAGCTCGTGACCGATCTGGCCTACCCGCTTCCCGTCATCGTCATCGCGGAGCTGCTGGGCGTGCCCACCAGCGATCGCGTCCTGTTCAAGGACTGGGCCGACGCGCTGTTCCAGCGTGACGCCAAGCTCTCGCTCAAGGAGACCCCCGAAGAACGGGGCGTGGACGTGCAGGCCACGATGACGGCGTGGCGGGACATGTTCGCCTACCTCGCCGGCCACGCCGCGGAGCGCCGGCGGCAGCCGCGCGCCGACCTGCTCACCAAGCTGGTCGAGGCCGAGGTGGACGGCGAGCGCCTGCCGGACGATCAGGTCGTCAACTTCGCGATGGTCCTGCTGCTGGCCGGGCACATCACCACGACGATGCTGCTCGGCAACACGGTGCTGTGTCTGGACGCCTTCCCCGAGCAGCAGGAGAGGGTACGGGGCGACCGCACGACGATCCCGGCCGTCATCGAGGAGTCGCTCCGCTACCTCACCCCGTTCGCCGCCCTCGCCCGCGCCACCATGCGCGAAGCCGAGCTCGGCGGGGTGACGATTCCGGCCGACACCCTGGTCATGTGCTGGCTGGCGACCGCCAACAGGGACGCCCGCCAGTTCCCCGACCCGGACGCCTTCGACCCGGACCGCGACCCCAACCCGCATCTCGGCTTCGGCCGCGGCATCCACTTCTGCCTGGGCGCCCCCTTGGCCCGGCTGGAGGGGCGGGTCGCGCTGGACATCCTGCTCGACCGGTTCCCCACCCTGCGCACCGACCCCGACGACCCCGTGGACTTCATCCCCACGCCGACGATGGCGGGAGTGCGCCGCCTTCCGCTGCTGGTCTGA
- a CDS encoding TetR/AcrR family transcriptional regulator, which produces MAADKQPLPSVWARPRKEREQPVLSREHIVAEAVRLLDEEGMDALSMRRLGSRLGAGATSLYRHVANKDELFELAVDEVYGELALSAPGDPAAWRATVTEVAGGLRATILRHPWVAAKLGEAGLSYLGPNVLRRSEHLLAVFEGAGFSLKEADRAMNAVIAYVLGVSTSEAAWISMVARSGQSEQAWAEQLWPAAEQAVRDFPRLRALYAEQREAEPSAENEDNFDYGLQRLLDGLEARLRTAAG; this is translated from the coding sequence ATGGCAGCAGACAAGCAACCGCTTCCGTCGGTGTGGGCCCGCCCGCGCAAGGAGCGGGAGCAGCCGGTCCTGAGCAGGGAGCACATCGTGGCCGAGGCCGTGCGGCTCCTCGACGAGGAGGGCATGGACGCCCTGAGCATGCGCCGCCTGGGCAGCAGGCTGGGCGCGGGCGCCACCTCGCTCTACCGGCACGTGGCCAACAAGGACGAGTTGTTCGAGCTGGCCGTGGACGAGGTCTATGGCGAGCTGGCGCTGAGCGCGCCGGGTGATCCGGCCGCGTGGCGGGCCACCGTGACCGAGGTCGCCGGCGGACTGCGCGCGACGATCCTGCGCCACCCGTGGGTGGCCGCCAAGCTCGGCGAGGCAGGGCTGTCCTACCTCGGGCCCAACGTGCTGCGCCGCTCCGAGCACCTGCTCGCTGTGTTCGAGGGCGCCGGCTTCTCGCTGAAGGAGGCCGATCGGGCGATGAACGCCGTCATCGCCTACGTGCTGGGCGTCTCCACCAGCGAGGCCGCGTGGATCTCCATGGTCGCCCGCAGCGGGCAGAGCGAGCAGGCGTGGGCCGAGCAGCTGTGGCCGGCCGCCGAGCAGGCCGTCCGGGACTTCCCCCGGCTGCGCGCCCTGTATGCCGAGCAGCGCGAGGCCGAGCCGTCCGCGGAGAACGAGGACAACTTCGACTACGGCCTCCAGCGCCTCCTCGACGGCCTGGAAGCCCGCCTCCGCACCGCCGCGGGCTGA
- a CDS encoding APC family permease, translated as MRTQESIEQFGYEQELRRGVGLPDLVFYGLVFMVPIAPFAIFGLVYSQSGGMPALAYLIGMIALLFTAASYAQMVKAFPLSGSVYNYAGRGIAPPVGFLTGWMVLLDYILVPCLLYLVASIAMNSSVPQVPVWAWLVIFVVVNMVINLRGIRMTVKLTRVMIAFELVVLALFLLIGVWALLQGKGQGFSLAPLFNPETFSWPVMFAAVSVAVLSFLGFDGISMLVEESTGGSVQVGRAMRVALALAGVLFIAQVWVAALLVPDPAGLLSEGSETAFYDAAALAGGEWLRHVTSTATALSWGLANTLVAQVAVSRLLYAMARDRQLPSFLAKVSVRHSVPSNAIILISVLSIGLGIWMTTRDDGVVLLSSLINMGAMVAFVVLHLSVIVHYEFRMRSENMWSHLISPLIGMAILVFVVINANVWAQVLGLAWFGIGVVVLGVLYGLGLRPALPGMGVKSTRR; from the coding sequence GTGCGCACACAGGAGAGCATCGAGCAGTTCGGTTACGAGCAAGAGTTACGACGCGGAGTCGGGCTGCCAGACCTCGTGTTCTACGGCCTGGTGTTCATGGTGCCGATCGCGCCTTTCGCGATTTTCGGCCTCGTCTACTCGCAGTCGGGCGGCATGCCGGCGCTGGCGTACCTGATCGGGATGATCGCGCTGCTGTTCACGGCCGCGTCGTACGCGCAGATGGTCAAGGCGTTCCCGCTGTCGGGGTCGGTCTACAACTACGCCGGCCGCGGCATCGCGCCGCCGGTCGGGTTCCTGACCGGGTGGATGGTGCTGCTCGACTACATCCTCGTCCCGTGCCTGCTCTACCTTGTGGCGTCCATCGCCATGAACTCCAGCGTGCCGCAGGTGCCCGTGTGGGCGTGGCTGGTCATCTTCGTGGTCGTCAACATGGTGATCAACCTGCGCGGCATCCGGATGACGGTCAAGCTCACCCGCGTGATGATCGCGTTCGAGCTCGTCGTGCTGGCGTTGTTCCTGCTGATCGGCGTCTGGGCGCTGCTGCAGGGCAAGGGCCAGGGCTTCAGCCTCGCGCCGCTGTTCAATCCCGAGACGTTCTCCTGGCCGGTGATGTTCGCCGCGGTCTCGGTCGCGGTCCTGTCGTTCCTCGGCTTCGACGGCATCAGCATGCTGGTCGAGGAGTCCACCGGCGGCTCCGTCCAAGTGGGCCGGGCCATGCGGGTTGCGCTGGCCCTGGCCGGGGTGTTGTTCATCGCGCAGGTGTGGGTGGCCGCGCTGCTGGTGCCCGACCCCGCGGGGCTGCTGAGTGAGGGCAGCGAAACCGCGTTCTACGACGCGGCGGCGCTCGCCGGCGGCGAGTGGCTCAGGCACGTCACCTCGACCGCCACCGCGCTCTCCTGGGGCCTGGCCAACACGCTGGTGGCTCAGGTCGCCGTGTCGCGCCTGCTCTACGCGATGGCGCGCGACAGACAGCTGCCGTCGTTCCTGGCCAAGGTGTCGGTCCGGCACTCGGTGCCGTCCAACGCCATCATCCTCATCTCCGTGTTGTCCATCGGGCTCGGGATCTGGATGACCACCCGCGACGACGGCGTCGTGCTGCTCTCCAGCCTCATCAACATGGGCGCTATGGTCGCCTTCGTGGTCCTGCACCTGTCGGTGATCGTCCACTACGAGTTCCGCATGCGGTCCGAGAACATGTGGTCACACCTGATCTCGCCGCTGATCGGAATGGCGATCCTCGTGTTCGTCGTGATCAACGCCAACGTGTGGGCGCAGGTGCTCGGCCTCGCCTGGTTCGGCATCGGCGTCGTGGTGCTGGGCGTACTGTACGGCCTCGGCCTCCGTCCCGCCCTGCCCGGCATGGGCGTCAAGTCGACCCGCCGGTAG
- a CDS encoding GOLPH3/VPS74 family protein gives MNRLPLHQDLYLVAHDQSGKPLIHQSSMALGLAGAALLDLALDGRVAVARGRVAVSDPVVPTGDPLTDDLLALVAGEPGDVRSPIKKVAERAYDRTREDLVAAGVLLRVTKRVMGVLPTTRYQLADVASVVRASSGARSAVEGWKKPDARAAALCGLVAVLRLEAELYLDLPSSELVGRLREIVRDSPRVVDELVAVVDTLVAEAAIAVYR, from the coding sequence ATGAACCGGCTGCCGCTTCATCAGGACCTCTATCTCGTCGCGCACGACCAGTCCGGCAAGCCCTTGATCCATCAGTCCTCGATGGCGCTCGGGCTGGCCGGCGCGGCGCTGCTCGACCTGGCCCTGGACGGCCGCGTCGCGGTCGCGAGGGGCCGGGTCGCGGTCTCCGACCCCGTCGTCCCCACCGGTGACCCGCTCACCGACGACCTGCTCGCGCTCGTCGCCGGGGAGCCAGGGGACGTGCGGTCACCGATCAAGAAGGTGGCCGAGCGGGCCTACGACCGCACCCGGGAGGATCTGGTCGCGGCCGGCGTGTTGCTGCGGGTGACCAAGAGGGTGATGGGCGTGCTGCCGACCACGCGCTATCAGCTCGCCGACGTCGCCTCGGTCGTACGCGCCTCTTCGGGGGCGCGTTCCGCGGTCGAGGGCTGGAAGAAACCGGACGCCCGGGCTGCGGCGCTGTGCGGCCTGGTGGCCGTGCTGCGGCTGGAGGCGGAGCTCTACCTCGACCTGCCGTCGAGCGAGCTCGTCGGCCGGCTGCGCGAGATCGTCCGCGACAGTCCGCGGGTGGTCGACGAGTTGGTCGCCGTGGTGGACACGCTGGTCGCGGAGGCAGCAATAGCGGTATATCGCTGA
- a CDS encoding lamin tail domain-containing protein produces MSYTLLRGNFVIRYPDLPRQGPEPDGDTVKFLPDNPALVEALPRHSGSPPDITRRGISARLEAIDALETHFGETHQELTGAEAARDELLRLLGFTNVVFWDDLPNKVRSADQDAIRGHVLTNGIDANGRLIAFVFAGDHPGADGSRVFLDGPLADASVNAALLAAGLVYPAFYATLPAELRTHLADVSAAARQKALATGIWPRSTADPDGVAVIPDLAAAEQLVMWPKLFRRIVPYLAAGFPDFDGFDAWLRADPVHRDDELFLLDKLERGNLHDVVWASGHQIQLTVWPESFIINPDPAPPGSTVNPPLIAVGDVLIVAALPDPVGADRGAESVTLLNVTPGPVDLSGWWLSDATNARKDLSGAVAGGTTLRVPLDGALQLGNQGDGLVLVDPRGNTIDQVSYKGERVRAGRTICFGR; encoded by the coding sequence ATGAGTTACACGCTATTACGGGGCAATTTTGTCATCCGATATCCGGACCTCCCGCGACAAGGGCCGGAACCGGACGGTGACACGGTCAAGTTCCTGCCCGACAATCCCGCGCTGGTCGAGGCGCTGCCCCGGCACTCCGGCTCGCCGCCGGACATCACGCGCCGCGGCATCTCCGCACGTCTGGAGGCCATCGACGCGCTGGAAACCCACTTCGGCGAAACCCACCAGGAGCTGACGGGTGCCGAGGCGGCAAGGGACGAGCTGCTTCGGCTGCTCGGCTTCACCAACGTGGTCTTCTGGGACGACCTGCCGAACAAGGTCCGCTCCGCCGACCAGGACGCGATCCGCGGCCACGTGCTCACCAACGGCATCGACGCCAACGGCCGGCTGATCGCGTTCGTGTTCGCGGGCGACCATCCGGGGGCGGACGGCTCCCGGGTGTTCCTGGACGGGCCGCTGGCCGACGCCTCCGTCAACGCCGCGCTGCTCGCCGCCGGGCTGGTCTATCCGGCGTTCTACGCGACCCTGCCCGCCGAGCTGCGTACGCACCTGGCGGACGTGTCGGCGGCGGCCAGGCAGAAGGCGCTCGCCACCGGCATCTGGCCGCGCTCCACCGCCGACCCCGACGGCGTGGCCGTCATCCCCGACCTGGCCGCGGCCGAGCAGCTGGTGATGTGGCCCAAGCTGTTCCGCCGCATCGTGCCGTACCTCGCGGCGGGATTCCCCGACTTCGACGGCTTCGACGCGTGGCTGCGGGCCGACCCGGTGCACCGCGACGACGAACTGTTCCTGCTCGACAAGCTCGAACGGGGCAACCTGCACGACGTCGTCTGGGCCTCCGGCCACCAGATCCAGCTGACGGTGTGGCCGGAGTCGTTCATCATCAACCCGGATCCCGCGCCGCCGGGCTCGACCGTCAACCCGCCGCTCATCGCCGTGGGCGACGTGCTGATCGTGGCCGCCCTGCCCGACCCCGTGGGCGCCGACCGCGGCGCGGAGTCGGTCACGTTGCTCAACGTCACGCCAGGCCCGGTCGACCTGTCGGGCTGGTGGTTGTCGGATGCCACCAACGCCCGCAAGGACCTGAGCGGGGCCGTGGCGGGCGGCACCACGCTGAGGGTGCCGCTCGACGGGGCGCTGCAGCTCGGCAACCAGGGCGACGGCCTCGTCCTCGTCGATCCCCGGGGGAACACGATCGATCAGGTGAGCTACAAGGGCGAAAGGGTACGCGCGGGCCGCACCATTTGCTTCGGCCGCTGA
- a CDS encoding glycoside hydrolase family 30 protein: protein MLRGLVAITVLGLLAVNPAHAAPAPAITVNERVTHQQMDGFGVSQAFRRNELLEALSPAQQREILDLWFDREKGAGLSILRLGIGSSPAGSPYDHMVSIQPENPGGPDAPPKYVWDGDDNSQVWVAKEAKAYGVKRFFADAWSAPGYMKTNGDDKNGGNLLPEWEKAYANYLLAYTKFYEREGIKITDLGFTNEPDWTATYASMRFTPEQAAQFVKVLGPIAKGNVNLVCCDSFGWNQAKAYTAAIEADPEARRWVKTHAGHTYASPVDAPLPTSRKTWMSEWNPNGSTWNEAWDDGSGYDGFTIAQAIHDALTLGDVSAYIYWLGASRGTTRAFMQVDDTAKTYKVSKRLWAMAAYSRFIRPGAVRVDASAANPALKVSAFRNTDGSKVIVALNTGTEAVTWDGVRGRATAYVTNNDNSLTPSAVTGRTVTLQPRSLTTIVVR from the coding sequence ATGTTACGAGGACTTGTCGCCATCACCGTGCTCGGTCTCCTGGCGGTGAACCCGGCGCACGCCGCGCCGGCACCGGCCATCACCGTGAACGAGCGCGTCACGCACCAGCAGATGGACGGCTTCGGCGTCTCTCAGGCGTTCCGCCGCAACGAGTTGCTCGAGGCGCTGTCGCCGGCGCAGCAGCGGGAGATCCTCGACCTGTGGTTCGACCGGGAGAAGGGGGCCGGCCTCAGCATCCTGCGGCTCGGCATCGGCTCCTCCCCCGCGGGCAGCCCGTACGACCACATGGTGTCGATCCAGCCGGAGAACCCCGGCGGCCCGGACGCCCCGCCCAAGTACGTGTGGGACGGCGACGACAACAGCCAGGTCTGGGTGGCCAAGGAGGCCAAGGCGTACGGCGTGAAGCGCTTCTTCGCCGACGCTTGGAGCGCGCCCGGCTACATGAAGACCAACGGCGACGACAAGAACGGCGGCAACCTGCTGCCGGAGTGGGAGAAGGCGTACGCGAACTACCTGCTGGCGTACACGAAGTTCTACGAGCGGGAAGGCATCAAGATCACCGACCTCGGGTTCACGAACGAGCCCGACTGGACGGCCACGTACGCCTCCATGCGCTTCACCCCGGAACAGGCCGCCCAGTTCGTCAAGGTGCTCGGCCCGATCGCCAAGGGCAACGTGAACCTGGTGTGCTGCGACTCCTTCGGCTGGAACCAGGCCAAGGCGTACACGGCGGCGATCGAGGCCGACCCCGAGGCCCGCCGCTGGGTCAAGACGCACGCCGGCCACACCTACGCCAGCCCCGTGGACGCCCCGCTGCCGACCAGCAGGAAGACCTGGATGTCGGAGTGGAACCCCAACGGCTCGACCTGGAACGAGGCCTGGGACGACGGCAGCGGCTACGACGGCTTCACGATCGCGCAGGCCATCCACGACGCGCTCACGCTGGGCGACGTCAGCGCCTACATTTACTGGCTGGGCGCCTCGCGCGGCACGACCAGGGCGTTCATGCAGGTCGACGACACGGCGAAGACCTACAAGGTGTCGAAGCGGTTGTGGGCGATGGCGGCCTACAGCCGGTTCATCCGGCCGGGCGCGGTCCGGGTGGACGCCTCGGCGGCGAATCCGGCGCTGAAGGTCTCGGCGTTCCGCAACACGGACGGGTCGAAGGTGATCGTGGCCCTCAACACGGGCACCGAGGCCGTCACGTGGGACGGCGTGCGCGGCAGGGCGACCGCGTACGTGACGAACAACGACAACTCGCTCACCCCGTCGGCCGTGACCGGCCGCACGGTGACCCTCCAGCCGCGGTCGCTGACCACCATCGTGGTCCGCTGA
- a CDS encoding 5-methyltetrahydropteroyltriglutamate--homocysteine S-methyltransferase, producing MRTSPPFRADHVGSLLRPQSLLRARESLAGDELREAEDAAIREVVRRQEEIGLQSATDGEFRRASWHMDFIYRLGGIGQATDEHITVRFHNEQGDIEFTPAALRVHDRIKLREPIFADDFMFLRDTVSTVVPKLTIPSPSMVHYRGGPAAIDPKVYPDVEEFWRDLSAAYAEQVRRIGALGCTYLQFDDTSLAYLNDPAQRAELESRGDDAEHMHLRYIKQINAALAAKPAGMTITTHMCRGNFRSSWAASGSYDFVAEALFGELKVDGFFLEYDDERSGGFEPLRFVPKGKMVVLGLVTTKHGELESKDTLKRRIDEAAKFIDLDQLCLSPQCGFSSTVEGNELTADQQFAKLRLIVETAQEVWG from the coding sequence ATGCGTACCTCACCGCCTTTCCGCGCCGACCACGTCGGCAGCCTCCTGCGCCCGCAGTCCCTGCTCCGCGCCCGCGAGAGCCTCGCGGGCGACGAACTGCGGGAAGCGGAGGACGCGGCCATCCGAGAGGTGGTGCGCAGGCAGGAGGAGATCGGCCTGCAGAGCGCGACCGACGGCGAGTTCCGGCGGGCCTCCTGGCACATGGACTTCATCTACCGGCTCGGCGGCATCGGCCAGGCCACCGACGAGCACATCACGGTCCGCTTCCACAACGAGCAGGGCGACATCGAGTTCACCCCGGCGGCGCTGCGCGTGCACGACCGGATCAAGCTGCGTGAGCCGATCTTCGCCGACGACTTCATGTTCCTGCGGGACACCGTGAGCACGGTCGTGCCGAAGCTGACCATCCCGTCGCCCAGCATGGTGCACTACCGCGGCGGGCCGGCCGCCATCGACCCGAAGGTCTACCCGGACGTCGAGGAGTTCTGGCGTGACCTGAGCGCCGCCTACGCCGAGCAGGTGCGCAGGATCGGCGCGCTGGGGTGCACGTACCTGCAGTTCGACGACACCAGCCTGGCCTACCTGAACGACCCGGCCCAGCGGGCGGAGCTGGAGTCGCGGGGCGACGACGCCGAGCACATGCACCTGCGCTACATCAAGCAGATCAACGCCGCGCTCGCGGCCAAGCCGGCCGGGATGACGATCACGACGCACATGTGCCGCGGCAACTTCCGCTCGTCCTGGGCCGCCTCGGGCAGCTACGACTTCGTCGCGGAGGCGTTGTTCGGTGAGCTGAAGGTGGACGGGTTCTTCCTGGAGTACGACGACGAGCGGTCCGGGGGATTCGAGCCGCTGCGATTCGTGCCCAAGGGCAAGATGGTCGTTTTGGGGCTGGTCACGACCAAGCACGGGGAGCTGGAGTCGAAGGACACGCTGAAGCGGCGCATCGATGAGGCCGCCAAGTTCATCGACCTCGACCAGCTCTGCCTGTCGCCGCAGTGCGGCTTCTCCTCCACAGTCGAAGGCAACGAGCTGACGGCCGACCAGCAGTTCGCCAAGCTCCGCCTGATCGTCGAGACCGCCCAGGAGGTCTGGGGCTGA
- a CDS encoding acyl-CoA synthetase encodes MRNQGLGSWPARRARMTPDRVALTCGGRDHTYRDLRERTYRLASALGVGRGDRVAYLGPNHCALVETFFAAGLLGAVFVPLNTRLATPELRFILQDADASVVLLGEGRDGEGLPGRHIPAADYEDLLASGSPEPIDEPVGQDDVCLIMYTSGTTGRPKGAMLTHANLTWNAVNLLVDVPLAHDEVTLISAPLFHIAALAQTLIPSVLKGGRAILEPSFDVDRTFDLIEAERVTVMFGVPSMFAFLAQSPRWPKADLSSLRHLLCGGAPVPLPLITTYQERGLTFLQGYGMTETAPGALFLGAEHSIDKAGTAGVPCFFSDVRLVTIEGAQAAPGEPGEVYVQGPNVMPGYWRRPEESAKVLSPDGWFRSGDVGVADEDGYVRISDRLNDVIISGGENIYPAEVESVLYSHPAVAECAVIGVPDDRWDEVGKALVVLRPGATAEPEELLKHLDGRLARFKIPKYLEFVSELPKNAAGKLLKAPLRKLYGS; translated from the coding sequence ATGCGGAACCAGGGGCTTGGATCGTGGCCGGCACGCAGGGCCCGCATGACGCCCGACCGGGTGGCGCTGACCTGCGGCGGGCGCGATCACACCTACCGTGACCTGCGGGAACGTACGTATCGGCTGGCTTCCGCGCTGGGCGTGGGGCGCGGCGACCGGGTGGCCTACCTCGGGCCCAACCATTGCGCGCTGGTCGAGACGTTCTTCGCGGCAGGGCTGCTGGGGGCGGTGTTCGTCCCGCTCAACACCCGGCTGGCCACGCCCGAGTTGCGCTTCATCCTCCAGGACGCGGACGCGTCGGTGGTGCTGCTCGGCGAAGGGCGGGACGGCGAAGGGCTGCCCGGCCGCCACATCCCGGCCGCGGACTACGAGGACCTGCTGGCGTCAGGCTCGCCCGAGCCGATCGACGAGCCGGTCGGCCAGGACGACGTGTGCCTGATCATGTACACCTCCGGCACCACCGGACGGCCCAAGGGCGCGATGCTCACGCATGCCAACCTCACGTGGAACGCCGTCAACCTGCTGGTGGACGTGCCGCTCGCACACGACGAGGTGACGCTGATCAGCGCACCCCTGTTCCACATCGCGGCACTGGCGCAGACGCTGATCCCGAGCGTGCTCAAGGGCGGGCGGGCCATCCTGGAGCCGTCCTTCGACGTGGACCGCACGTTCGACCTGATCGAGGCCGAGCGGGTGACGGTGATGTTCGGGGTGCCGTCGATGTTCGCCTTCCTCGCCCAGTCGCCGCGCTGGCCCAAGGCCGACCTGTCGAGCCTGCGCCACCTGCTGTGCGGGGGCGCGCCGGTGCCCCTGCCGCTCATCACGACCTACCAGGAACGGGGGCTGACGTTCCTGCAGGGCTATGGCATGACGGAGACCGCGCCCGGCGCGCTCTTCCTCGGCGCCGAGCACTCCATCGACAAGGCGGGGACGGCCGGCGTGCCGTGTTTCTTCTCCGACGTGCGCCTGGTCACGATCGAGGGCGCGCAGGCGGCCCCCGGCGAGCCCGGCGAGGTCTACGTCCAGGGACCCAACGTCATGCCCGGCTACTGGCGCCGGCCCGAGGAGAGCGCGAAGGTGCTCTCGCCGGACGGCTGGTTCCGCTCGGGCGACGTCGGCGTCGCCGACGAGGACGGTTACGTGCGCATCTCCGACCGGCTCAACGACGTGATCATCTCCGGCGGCGAGAACATCTACCCCGCCGAGGTCGAGAGCGTCCTTTACAGCCATCCCGCGGTCGCCGAGTGCGCGGTGATCGGCGTGCCCGACGACCGGTGGGATGAAGTGGGCAAGGCCCTGGTCGTATTGCGGCCGGGCGCGACGGCCGAGCCCGAGGAGCTGCTGAAGCACCTGGACGGTCGGCTGGCCCGCTTCAAAATCCCGAAATATCTGGAATTCGTCTCTGAACTGCCCAAGAACGCGGCGGGCAAGCTGCTCAAGGCCCCGCTCAGAAAGCTCTACGGGAGTTGA
- a CDS encoding PaaX family transcriptional regulator, with product MILTFLGDHVYGRGICVFSGSFIEAFAKVGVSEEATRSTLTRMVRRGLLRRQRSGRRMYFGLTPTSTEVLRDGERRIWHSGVVNDAGEDRWTLIGFSLPASWQRQRHELRSRLIWAGFGPLQNGLWIAPGEVEAPEVPGVEVKVFAAEPRRPTDMQALVRDAYDLAGLGERYRAFLRRWDQADPAPDAPDDLARSLTLLTGWLQIIRTDPRLPLRYLPHDWPAEKAQRVCHALHERFRPEAAAVAERLLDTVPDESWAER from the coding sequence GTGATTCTCACCTTTCTCGGAGATCACGTTTACGGTCGCGGAATCTGCGTCTTCTCGGGCAGCTTCATCGAGGCGTTCGCCAAGGTCGGCGTCTCCGAGGAGGCGACGCGCTCGACGCTGACCCGGATGGTCCGCCGCGGGTTGTTGCGCCGGCAGCGCTCAGGGCGGCGTATGTACTTCGGCCTCACCCCGACCAGCACCGAGGTGCTCAGGGACGGCGAGCGGCGCATCTGGCACAGCGGCGTCGTCAACGACGCCGGCGAGGACCGGTGGACGCTCATCGGTTTCTCGCTGCCGGCCTCATGGCAGCGGCAGCGGCACGAGCTGCGCTCGCGGCTCATCTGGGCCGGGTTCGGGCCGCTGCAGAACGGGTTGTGGATCGCCCCCGGCGAGGTGGAGGCGCCCGAGGTGCCGGGGGTGGAGGTGAAGGTGTTCGCCGCCGAGCCGCGGCGGCCCACCGACATGCAGGCGCTGGTACGGGACGCGTACGACCTGGCCGGGCTGGGTGAGCGTTACCGGGCGTTCCTGCGCCGCTGGGACCAGGCCGATCCCGCGCCCGACGCGCCCGACGACCTGGCCCGCTCGCTGACGCTGCTCACCGGCTGGCTGCAGATCATCAGGACCGACCCCCGGCTCCCGCTGCGTTACCTGCCGCACGACTGGCCCGCGGAGAAGGCCCAGCGGGTCTGCCACGCGCTGCACGAGCGGTTCAGGCCGGAGGCCGCGGCGGTCGCCGAGCGGCTCCTCGACACGGTCCCCGACGAAAGTTGGGCAGAACGATGA